The genomic interval CTCTCTTGACCACCAGTGTTTCCATAAACTTCATTGTCCACCATGATGGTGGTGAACTTTTCTCTTCTGAACCAGGAGTGCATGGTCATTCCAAAGCCTATGTCTATAAGACCACCATCTCCTGCTATAACTACCACATCCTTTACCTTATCGGGAAACCTTATGCTGAGAGCTCTCTTTAGACCGGAAGCAACTGCGTTAGTGTCTCCATAGTTTCCGTATATGAAGGGAACGGCTGCTTGAGAGAGGGCGAGTCTTGCACAACCTGCGGTGCCTATAACAATGGTGTCTTCTGGCTTTGGAAGAGCTGCGTAGAATATCCTTATGAAATATGCCATAAAGCACCCTGCGCACATGGGGTGCTCTTCCACAAGCTCCTTGAACTGTCCAAGCTGTTGCACATCTACCTCTCTACCAAACTGCCCATATTGGACCAGGTCTACATAGTCCTTGGGCATATATCTCTCAAAGCCTGGTGATATTCTCACATATTCCAAACCCATATCTATACCTCCTTAAGTTTTTTATACAACAACTTTCTTTGCTTTCTTTATGCCAAAGGCATCGTATACCTTTTCCATGATAAGCTCTACTGGTAGCGTCATACCGCCGTAGACTCTTGGACCGCCTATAACTATGTCGTTGTTAGGTATGACCGCCTTTACCTCTTTTGCAAGCCATCCCACTATGTTGTGCTCAGGCACTATAACCGCCTTAGCCTTTGAAAGAACTTGCCTTATCTCCTTTTCTGGGAAAGGTCTTATGGACTTTACCTTTACAAGCCCCACATTTAGACCCTCAAGCTGTGCATAACGCACCGCCTCTCTTCCCTGTGCTGCGGCACATCCAGAGGCAACTATAAAGACTTCTGCGTCTGGGTTTACCACTTCTATAGGACCACCAAGGTATTTGTAGATGTATTTCATTGCCCTTATGTTAGAAGCCCAAACTTCTTGTTGCCATACCGCATGTATAAGGTAGCTCATAAAGTTAGATTTTTGAACTGGTGCATCCCTTTGTATTCTTGCAGGTGGTATTTCGCAGTCTGTGGGTGGCACTGGTGCTTTGTAGGGGTCTCTTGGTGGCAGTTTCATGTCCTCTGGGGTCATGTTTACATAGCCCTTGGCGTGGGTTACAAAAAAGCCTTCCGTGCATACCGCAACAGGTATATATACGTCCACCTTTTCAGATATAACAAAGCCAGCAAGGGTAAAGTCAAAAACATCCTGTTGGTTTTCCGCATGAAGGACAACCATACCACAGTTAAGCAGATAGGATATTTCTATGTTGTCAGGCTGTATGGAAAGGGGTGCGTTCACAACCCTTGTGAGAACTCCGAGAACCGCAGGTATTCTATGCCCTGGCCAAGAGGCTATGGCTTCCAGACCTCTAAGAAGACCTGGTCCAGAGGTGGCAGAAAATGCCCTTGCACCGCCTCTGACCGCTCCTGCTATGGCGGACATTGCTCCGTATTCCTCTTCCGCCCTGTAGTAGTCTCTGAGATAACCTTGAGCCCATAGGTCACCCACAAGGTGCATAACTTCAGATTGAGGTGTTATGGGATAGGCTATCGCTATGTCTACGTTGGCACGCTTGACCGCCTCCGCCATAGCTTGGGCACCGGTTATAAACTTCCTCTCCCTCGGTGCCTCCAAAAGAAGGTAATCCGCATCTACAACTCTTTGTTCAGGCATGACACAACCTCCAACTTTTATTCAGTTTCCGTTATCTGTTCTCCCCTTCTGGGGATTAAAAGATAGGAATACTCTCCATAGTCCAAAACAGAAAGGGTTTGATACTCCTCTTTTGGAAGGGATGGATTCTCTGGTGGAAGTTTGGGTTCCCACTTTATGCCAAGCTCTTCTCTTACTTGAACAAGCACATCCTTGAAACGCCTTATTTCTTCCGCATGCTGGTCCCTTAAGGAAACCATAGCATCCTCGTGACCCATTTCTGCACAGAGGGCTATAGTAAAGCAGTTAGTCCCAGCTCTTATCATTCTTAGGGATAGGTTTGCATAGTGACAATGCACACCTACAAATATACAAACCTCTATCTTATTGTGAAGTATGGTAAGGTTGGGGTGGTTTGGGTTTATCTCTGCCTCTGGGTCTATTTTGGGATACTTGGGTCTGTAGTCTGGCATAGGTATAATCCTGCAATTGGGTATTTCCATGGCAAGCTCAAGAACTGCCTTTGCCTTTTCCATCGCTCCTGCGTTCCATCCCCAGAGAACCAGTGGTCCTGGGAATATGGTGGGATTTCTCCTTGTAAGCAAAGCCTTAGCAGCCTCTCTCATTGCGGTCTCTTCATCCACTATCTTCCCATAAAGCAATGCTTTACCCGGTGGGGGAAGTTCAACACCTTCAAAGGCTGCTGGGGTTGGTATATAGCCAACCGGTCCTGGCAAAACTTCCATTGGCATGCCTTACCTCCTTAATGAATGGGTTATCAAAAAATTAGCATGAGCTTAAAAGCTGTCAAGGGGAATTTATATGATAAAAGTCATACCTTTTTCTTCCCCTTCTTATCCCTGCTCCTCTTTTCCTCTTCTTCAAGTTCTCTTATCCTTTTTTCCCTTAGCTCTTCGTATCTTGGTCCTATTTTTTTGTAAACCTTGTCTGATATAAAGACTATGATAAGTTTCCAAAAAACAATAGCAAGCCTATGAGGTTCTCCATTTCAAACCACCAAGTTGAGAAGTTTGTTCTTTACATAGATAACCTTTTTAAGCTCTTTGCCGTTGAGCCACTGACTTACCCTTGGGTCTTTTAGAGCAAGCTCCTTTACCAAAGTCTCTTCCGCATCCACTGGCACTCTTATAACCGCCCTTAGCTTTCCATTTACTTGCACTGGAATTTCTACCTCTTCAAGAACAAGAGCCTTCTCATCAGGCTCTGGGAAAGGATAGAAAACCATAGATTTGTTATACCCAAGATACTGCCATAGCTCTTCGCATATGTGGGGTGTGATAGGATAAAGCATAAAGAGTATGCATTCAAAGGATTCCCTTAGAACCTTGTAGTCCATATCGTTGGAAGGTTGAAAATCTTGAATTGTGTTTAAAAGCTCCATTATGCCTGCTATGGCTGTGTTGAAGGAAAGGTCTTCTATGCTTGAAAGGTATTTTTTAAGGGTCTGATGGGTCTTATACCTTATTTCCTTTAGATTTCCACTAAGAGTTGCAAACTCTTTTCTGTCGTATTGGGCTTCCTTCATACCTTGAAGATGCTGGTGAAAGAGACTCCAAAGCCTTCTGAGAAACCTATAGGCACCTTGAACGCCTTCTTCCGTCCACTCAAAATCCTTCTCCACAGGACCTGCAAAAAGTATGTATAGCCTTATGGTGTCCGCTCCATACTTTTTTACAGCTTCCTCGGGGTCAACGGTATTTCCCTTTGATTTAGACATTTTGGCAGGCTCACCTATTTCTTGTTCTATCCTTCTAATGTAGCGCTCTTCTTTGAGATTTAGCTTTTCAAGTAAAAGCACAAAGTTGTCTCCTACAGATATGGTATTCTCTTTCAAAAACTCATACACCTTCATCATGCTTTATTATAGCACCCAGATTATAATCTTTCTAAGGAGGTTTAGCATGTTTGAGGGCTTTGAAGAGCTTACAGATAGAGACTTTTACGAAAAAGCTATGGCTGGAGAAAAGCCAGCGGTTGTTTTGCTTACCACACCAGACAATC from Aquificaceae bacterium carries:
- a CDS encoding thiamine pyrophosphate-dependent enzyme, whose protein sequence is MGLEYVRISPGFERYMPKDYVDLVQYGQFGREVDVQQLGQFKELVEEHPMCAGCFMAYFIRIFYAALPKPEDTIVIGTAGCARLALSQAAVPFIYGNYGDTNAVASGLKRALSIRFPDKVKDVVVIAGDGGLIDIGFGMTMHSWFRREKFTTIMVDNEVYGNTGGQESGMSPKGVQLKMAPKGKQFDKINAVELAKVAGCVYVAKLAPTNPKRIAKTVRRAILAARHFGPTFIHAYTSCNIEYSIPTEKVLEDARKREKQDFAFYEWMTDEVREFFEEIERKPEEVKV
- a CDS encoding class I tRNA ligase family protein, coding for MMKVYEFLKENTISVGDNFVLLLEKLNLKEERYIRRIEQEIGEPAKMSKSKGNTVDPEEAVKKYGADTIRLYILFAGPVEKDFEWTEEGVQGAYRFLRRLWSLFHQHLQGMKEAQYDRKEFATLSGNLKEIRYKTHQTLKKYLSSIEDLSFNTAIAGIMELLNTIQDFQPSNDMDYKVLRESFECILFMLYPITPHICEELWQYLGYNKSMVFYPFPEPDEKALVLEEVEIPVQVNGKLRAVIRVPVDAEETLVKELALKDPRVSQWLNGKELKKVIYVKNKLLNLVV
- a CDS encoding carbon monoxide dehydrogenase beta subunit family protein → MPMEVLPGPVGYIPTPAAFEGVELPPPGKALLYGKIVDEETAMREAAKALLTRRNPTIFPGPLVLWGWNAGAMEKAKAVLELAMEIPNCRIIPMPDYRPKYPKIDPEAEINPNHPNLTILHNKIEVCIFVGVHCHYANLSLRMIRAGTNCFTIALCAEMGHEDAMVSLRDQHAEEIRRFKDVLVQVREELGIKWEPKLPPENPSLPKEEYQTLSVLDYGEYSYLLIPRRGEQITETE
- a CDS encoding transketolase C-terminal domain-containing protein yields the protein MPEQRVVDADYLLLEAPRERKFITGAQAMAEAVKRANVDIAIAYPITPQSEVMHLVGDLWAQGYLRDYYRAEEEYGAMSAIAGAVRGGARAFSATSGPGLLRGLEAIASWPGHRIPAVLGVLTRVVNAPLSIQPDNIEISYLLNCGMVVLHAENQQDVFDFTLAGFVISEKVDVYIPVAVCTEGFFVTHAKGYVNMTPEDMKLPPRDPYKAPVPPTDCEIPPARIQRDAPVQKSNFMSYLIHAVWQQEVWASNIRAMKYIYKYLGGPIEVVNPDAEVFIVASGCAAAQGREAVRYAQLEGLNVGLVKVKSIRPFPEKEIRQVLSKAKAVIVPEHNIVGWLAKEVKAVIPNNDIVIGGPRVYGGMTLPVELIMEKVYDAFGIKKAKKVVV